One stretch of Streptomyces sp. MMBL 11-1 DNA includes these proteins:
- a CDS encoding universal stress protein gives MTEQQPHQFERGTDGPKVIVAGLDGSDSSMRAAAYAAGLARRQNAMLALVYVQPVMTAGAALGVPVGDTTGEVAEDLVSEIRAAAERFSDAGNLRWEFHTFRGDPYSGLVTAAGELKADAVVVGTSESAGHRFIGSVAVRLVKAGLWPVTVVP, from the coding sequence GTGACAGAGCAGCAGCCTCACCAGTTCGAACGCGGTACCGACGGCCCCAAGGTGATCGTCGCGGGGCTCGACGGCTCCGATTCGTCGATGCGCGCGGCGGCCTACGCCGCCGGACTGGCCCGCCGGCAGAACGCCATGCTGGCCCTGGTGTACGTCCAGCCGGTCATGACGGCGGGCGCGGCACTGGGCGTGCCGGTGGGCGACACCACGGGGGAGGTCGCGGAGGACCTGGTCTCCGAGATCCGCGCGGCGGCCGAGCGCTTCAGCGACGCGGGCAACCTGCGCTGGGAGTTCCACACCTTCCGGGGCGACCCCTACAGCGGGCTGGTGACGGCGGCCGGCGAGCTGAAGGCGGACGCGGTGGTGGTCGGGACCTCGGAGTCGGCCGGGCACCGCTTCATCGGTTCGGTCGCGGTGCGGCTGGTGAAGGCGGGGCTCTGGCCGGTCACCGTGGTGCCGTAG